The following are encoded in a window of Halosolutus halophilus genomic DNA:
- a CDS encoding amphi-Trp domain-containing protein, with translation MTERTTADETMTRSELAAYLASLGDEFEGGGDEINVTVGNKTVDLNPPESVNVSVDVVERSSMLRGNRETITIELNWKP, from the coding sequence ATGACCGAACGGACGACAGCCGACGAGACGATGACGCGATCGGAACTCGCTGCGTACCTCGCCTCTCTCGGCGACGAGTTCGAGGGCGGCGGCGACGAGATCAACGTCACGGTCGGGAACAAGACCGTCGATCTCAACCCGCCCGAGAGCGTCAACGTCTCCGTCGACGTCGTGGAACGATCGTCGATGCTGCGGGGGAACCGCGAGACGATCACGATCGAACTGAACTGGAAGCCCTGA
- a CDS encoding DsbA family oxidoreductase, translated as MVSTSSDSESLTLYADYVCPFCYLGKRSLEQYRETRDEPLAIDWHPFDLRRGKRGPDGSIDHDVDDGKDDAYFEQAKENVRRLQDEYGVDMAQEIAIEVDSLQAQQASWYVKNTYPDRWADFDAAIYDALWQDGRDIGDVEVLSELAEDAGLPADEIRDAVDDDGLRAELEDRFDAARQQRITGVPTFVFEGHAARGAVPPAQLERLIEGT; from the coding sequence ATGGTTTCGACCTCCTCGGACTCCGAGTCGCTCACGCTCTACGCGGACTACGTCTGTCCGTTCTGTTACCTGGGGAAGCGATCGCTCGAACAGTATCGCGAGACGCGCGACGAGCCGCTCGCGATCGACTGGCACCCGTTCGACCTCCGCCGCGGAAAACGAGGTCCTGACGGCTCGATCGACCACGACGTCGACGACGGGAAAGACGACGCGTACTTCGAACAGGCGAAAGAAAACGTCCGACGGCTCCAGGACGAGTACGGCGTCGACATGGCCCAGGAGATCGCGATCGAGGTCGACTCGCTGCAGGCCCAACAGGCGTCGTGGTACGTCAAGAACACCTATCCCGATCGCTGGGCCGACTTCGACGCGGCGATCTACGACGCGCTCTGGCAGGACGGCCGCGACATCGGCGACGTCGAGGTGCTGTCCGAGCTGGCCGAAGACGCCGGACTGCCCGCGGACGAGATCCGGGACGCGGTCGACGACGACGGACTCCGGGCGGAACTCGAGGATCGCTTCGACGCGGCACGACAGCAACGAATCACCGGCGTCCCGACGTTCGTCTTCGAGGGCCACGCCGCCCGTGGCGCGGTGCCGCCGGCACAACTCGAGCGACTGATCGAGGGAACGTAA
- a CDS encoding NAD(+)/NADH kinase: MDVDVGLVAQRENERAQELAASLAETLDGGAVSVVVDEATGSAIDRPAVPVAAMIDRDLVVSIGGDGTLLFVAREVGETPILGVNLGEVGFLNAVAPADAIDVTTDLVATLRNGNDLPGRDLARLQASGGDWALEPALNEVVVHGPRRGHGGGATVEIRVDGIRYTEGHADGVLVATPTGSTAYNLSEGGPLVHPTAGTLVVTQMAAPESMPPLVVDRGAELSLRVTDADTAFAISDGRNRRTLAPPATVSVSIADESVRLVGPQVNFFDGLEKLD, encoded by the coding sequence ATGGACGTCGACGTCGGACTGGTCGCACAGCGGGAGAACGAGCGCGCACAGGAACTGGCCGCGTCCCTCGCCGAGACGCTCGACGGCGGAGCGGTCTCCGTCGTCGTCGACGAGGCCACCGGCTCCGCGATCGATCGCCCCGCCGTGCCGGTCGCCGCGATGATCGATCGCGACCTCGTCGTGAGTATCGGCGGCGACGGGACCCTGCTATTCGTCGCTCGCGAGGTCGGTGAAACGCCGATTCTCGGGGTCAACCTCGGCGAGGTCGGCTTTCTCAACGCCGTCGCCCCCGCCGACGCGATCGACGTCACGACGGACCTCGTCGCGACCCTTCGGAACGGCAACGATCTCCCGGGCCGCGACCTCGCGCGCCTGCAGGCGTCCGGCGGCGACTGGGCGCTCGAACCCGCGCTCAACGAGGTCGTCGTTCACGGCCCCCGGCGTGGGCACGGTGGCGGCGCGACCGTCGAGATTCGGGTCGACGGGATCCGGTACACCGAGGGCCACGCTGACGGCGTCCTCGTGGCCACGCCGACCGGGTCGACCGCCTACAACCTCAGCGAGGGTGGGCCGCTCGTCCACCCTACTGCGGGGACTCTCGTCGTCACGCAGATGGCCGCACCCGAATCGATGCCGCCGCTCGTCGTGGACCGCGGCGCGGAACTCTCGCTGCGAGTCACCGACGCCGACACCGCCTTCGCGATCAGCGACGGCCGAAACAGACGGACACTCGCGCCGCCCGCGACCGTCTCGGTGTCGATCGCGGACGAGTCGGTCCGGCTGGTCGGCCCGCAGGTGAACTTCTTCGACGGCCTCGAAAAGCTGGACTAG
- a CDS encoding cysteine hydrolase family protein: MTDAVIVLDMLNDFVTGEIAAERAERIIPTLRDELLPSAREHGIQVIYANDAHRPEDTELDVWGEHAMAGTEGAEVIPELTPTDADDVFEKRFYDAFYGTGLDEHLRSLGVDRIVVTGLHTNMCARHTSASAFFRGYDIAAPADCLEAFSEDAHQDGLTYLEDVYDAERTTSEELVEAWENDG, from the coding sequence ATGACGGATGCAGTTATCGTCCTCGACATGCTGAACGACTTCGTGACCGGCGAGATCGCCGCCGAACGGGCCGAACGGATCATCCCGACGCTCCGCGACGAACTGCTCCCCAGCGCTCGCGAACACGGGATCCAGGTCATCTACGCGAACGATGCTCACCGGCCCGAGGACACCGAACTCGACGTCTGGGGGGAGCACGCGATGGCCGGTACGGAGGGTGCCGAGGTGATTCCGGAACTCACCCCCACCGACGCGGACGACGTCTTCGAGAAGCGTTTCTACGACGCGTTTTACGGCACCGGCCTCGATGAGCACCTTCGAAGTCTGGGCGTCGATCGGATCGTCGTGACGGGGCTCCATACGAACATGTGTGCACGTCACACGTCCGCAAGCGCGTTCTTCCGGGGCTACGACATCGCTGCGCCAGCTGACTGCCTCGAGGCGTTCAGCGAGGACGCTCACCAGGACGGACTGACCTACCTCGAGGACGTCTACGACGCCGAACGAACCACGAGCGAGGAACTCGTCGAAGCGTGGGAGAACGACGGATAA
- a CDS encoding universal stress protein has translation MYETILYPTDGSEHAATVLDHAIDVARTRNATLHVLSVVDDRAFLVLDDDRVEQVRSDLRETAREATDAAATRAADHDVETVTAIDTGNPAERIVDYADAVDADLIVMGTSGDEYERNVVGSVSQRVVREASVPVTTVGPDV, from the coding sequence ATGTACGAGACGATCCTCTATCCGACCGACGGGAGTGAGCACGCGGCGACCGTTCTCGATCACGCGATCGACGTCGCCCGGACCCGGAACGCGACCCTCCACGTCCTCTCGGTGGTCGACGACCGCGCGTTTCTCGTGCTCGACGACGACCGCGTCGAGCAGGTTCGATCGGACCTCCGGGAAACTGCCCGCGAAGCGACCGACGCGGCCGCGACACGTGCCGCCGACCACGACGTCGAGACGGTCACGGCGATCGACACCGGAAACCCCGCCGAGCGTATCGTCGACTACGCCGACGCGGTCGACGCCGACCTGATCGTGATGGGGACCAGCGGCGACGAGTACGAGCGCAACGTCGTCGGCAGCGTCTCCCAGCGGGTCGTCCGCGAAGCCTCCGTCCCCGTTACCACTGTCGGTCCCGACGTTTGA